In Acidobacteriota bacterium, one DNA window encodes the following:
- a CDS encoding TonB-dependent receptor, which produces MNRPVNRQWIAGGGIVAALWLGLPLLAPGTVFAQETEEKSSNEEQEQDAEHEGEHQLNFYDAVKVSERRDNLVGVASSANEGTTGREELARRPQLRTGDLVETVPGAVATQHSGGGKANQYFLRGFNLDHGTDFAVSVDGMPVNMPTHGHGQGYTDLNFLIPEVIERARYRKGPYFAEVGDFSTAGGVSFDLVRAFPEPQAKFSVGGYDYQRALWADGYEVGGGSLIGAVEYYHYDGPWQRGDDYERFNGFFSFNRGDAQRGWSVTAMGSDGEWLSTDQIPRRAVRQGLVDRYGLLDPGPRGSTARYSLSGEMHRGSDRSLTSLSGYVIRYDFDLISNFTYFLDDPVNGDQFEQVDERLIYGAALTHRWSAHLGSLHADNAAGVTLRYDDIDNGLYRTSDRVRTATTREDAVQQLGAGIWGETWLRLAPKLRLGLGLRGDFYDADVAAFRSINSGTADDFLLSPKATLAWQASSSTEITLNAGAGFHSNDARGATIRVDPVSGDPVEPVDALVRGTGADLGFRTLTEGGYHVTVSVFWLELDSELLFVGDAGATEASRPSRRTGIEWTNYWQLTPALAADLDVTWTDAEFTDDDPAGPEIPGALETTVAAGLSYAGSSRWSGALRFRYFSGGPLVEDGSVEWGPTALVNGRVAYRVNDSLSLALDGFNLLDREDEDIAYFYASRLPGEPADGVEDVHFHPTEKPSVRLTLTWRY; this is translated from the coding sequence GCACCAGCTCAACTTCTACGACGCGGTGAAGGTCTCCGAACGCCGGGACAACCTGGTGGGGGTGGCCTCCTCCGCCAACGAGGGCACCACCGGCCGCGAGGAGCTGGCCCGCCGGCCGCAGCTGCGCACCGGTGACCTGGTGGAGACGGTGCCCGGCGCCGTCGCCACTCAGCACTCCGGTGGCGGCAAGGCCAACCAATACTTCCTCCGGGGGTTCAACCTCGACCATGGCACCGACTTCGCCGTCTCGGTGGACGGTATGCCGGTGAACATGCCCACCCACGGCCACGGTCAGGGCTACACCGACCTCAACTTCCTGATTCCGGAGGTCATCGAGCGGGCGCGCTACCGCAAGGGGCCCTACTTCGCCGAGGTGGGGGATTTCTCCACTGCCGGCGGGGTGAGCTTCGACTTGGTGCGCGCTTTTCCGGAGCCGCAAGCCAAGTTCTCGGTGGGCGGCTACGACTACCAGCGGGCGCTGTGGGCGGACGGCTACGAAGTCGGCGGCGGGAGTCTCATCGGCGCCGTGGAGTACTACCATTACGACGGTCCCTGGCAGCGGGGGGACGATTACGAGCGCTTCAACGGTTTCTTCAGCTTCAATCGGGGAGACGCTCAGCGGGGGTGGTCGGTGACCGCCATGGGCTCCGACGGGGAATGGCTGTCCACCGATCAGATTCCCCGACGGGCGGTGCGCCAGGGTTTGGTGGACCGCTATGGGCTCCTCGACCCGGGCCCTCGGGGCAGCACCGCTCGCTACAGTCTCTCCGGCGAAATGCATCGGGGCAGTGACCGCTCCCTGACCAGCCTCTCTGGCTATGTCATCCGCTACGACTTCGATCTCATTTCCAACTTCACCTACTTCCTCGACGATCCGGTGAACGGCGATCAATTCGAGCAGGTGGACGAGAGGCTGATCTACGGTGCCGCCCTTACCCATCGCTGGAGCGCCCACCTGGGATCCCTCCACGCCGACAACGCGGCGGGGGTGACCCTGCGCTACGACGACATCGACAACGGCCTCTACCGCACCTCCGACCGGGTGCGCACCGCCACCACCCGGGAGGATGCCGTCCAGCAGCTGGGCGCCGGCATCTGGGGAGAGACCTGGCTGCGGTTGGCGCCGAAGCTGCGGCTGGGACTGGGATTGCGCGGTGACTTCTACGACGCCGACGTCGCTGCCTTCCGCTCTATCAACTCCGGCACCGCCGACGACTTCCTCCTCAGCCCCAAGGCGACCCTGGCGTGGCAGGCTTCCTCATCGACGGAGATCACCCTCAACGCCGGTGCGGGCTTCCACTCCAACGACGCCCGCGGCGCCACCATCCGCGTCGATCCGGTGAGCGGCGACCCGGTGGAGCCGGTGGATGCGCTGGTGCGCGGCACCGGTGCCGACCTCGGCTTCCGCACCCTCACCGAGGGTGGCTACCACGTCACCGTTTCGGTGTTCTGGCTCGAGCTCGACTCCGAGCTTCTCTTCGTCGGCGACGCCGGCGCCACCGAGGCCAGCCGGCCGAGCCGGCGCACCGGCATCGAGTGGACCAACTACTGGCAACTGACCCCGGCGCTGGCGGCGGATCTCGACGTCACCTGGACCGACGCCGAATTCACTGATGACGATCCCGCCGGCCCGGAGATCCCCGGTGCCCTGGAGACCACGGTGGCGGCAGGGCTGAGCTATGCCGGCTCGAGCCGCTGGTCCGGCGCTCTGCGTTTCCGTTACTTCTCCGGCGGTCCGCTGGTGGAGGACGGATCGGTGGAGTGGGGCCCCACAGCGCTGGTCAACGGCCGCGTCGCCTACCGAGTCAACGACTCCCTGAGCCTGGCGTTGGACGGCTTCAATCTCCTGGATCGGGAGGATGAAGACATCGCCTATTTCTACGCTTCCCGTCTCCCCGGCGAGCCGGCGGACGGGGTCGAGGACGTGCATTTCCACCCGACGGAGAAGCCGTCGGTGCGGTTGACGTTGACTTGGAGGTATTGA